A genomic region of Actinomycetota bacterium contains the following coding sequences:
- a CDS encoding Flp family type IVb pilin, which produces MDLVAYFKTHIAPYLRATFGKSERGAALVEYALLVALIAVVCIAAIQVLGDNADSTFSNVGSQIGEAGGAG; this is translated from the coding sequence ATGGACCTCGTGGCCTACTTCAAGACCCACATCGCCCCCTACCTGCGTGCGACGTTCGGCAAGTCCGAGCGTGGTGCGGCCCTCGTCGAGTACGCCCTGCTCGTGGCCCTCATCGCCGTGGTCTGCATCGCCGCCATCCAGGTCCTGGGCGACAACGCTGACAGCACCTTCTCCAACGTCGGCAGCCAGATCGGCGAGGCTGGCGGCGCCGGCTGA
- the rpsA gene encoding 30S ribosomal protein S1, with protein MSFEEAIANTIVEFDDGDIVKGVIVKVDKDEVLLDIGFKSEGVIPARELSIRHDVDPSEIVSLGEEVEALVLQKEDKEGRLILSKKRAQYERAWGTIERIKEQNGVVSGPVIEVVKGGLILDIGLRGFLPASLVELRRVRDLIPYVGRNLEAKIIELDKHRNNVVLSRRAWLEETQKEQREEFLDNLKPGERRKGTVSSVVNFGAFVDLGGMDGLVHVSELSWKHVDHPSSVVQVGDEVEVEVLEVDLDRERISLSLKATQQDPWQEFANNHRVGELVYGRVTKLVPFGSFVQVGDGIEGLVHISEMAAHHVELPEQVVTPGEELWVKIIDLDLQRRRISLSIKQAAEGGVVAPEYQEAFGEHAYDEHGNYIGAEYPAADFTPESEGQAAWAAEYAAQLAAEEAAAAAGGTPPGADAPEPGADAQAGHGQEDPGGEQAGGPTG; from the coding sequence ATGTCCTTCGAGGAGGCGATCGCCAACACGATCGTCGAGTTCGACGACGGCGACATCGTCAAGGGTGTGATCGTCAAAGTCGACAAAGACGAGGTCCTCCTCGACATCGGGTTCAAGTCCGAAGGCGTGATCCCGGCACGCGAGCTGTCGATCCGCCACGATGTCGACCCCAGCGAGATCGTCTCCCTCGGCGAGGAGGTCGAGGCCCTCGTGCTCCAGAAGGAGGACAAGGAGGGCCGGCTGATCCTCTCCAAGAAGCGGGCGCAGTACGAGCGGGCCTGGGGCACGATCGAGCGCATCAAGGAGCAGAACGGCGTCGTCTCGGGGCCGGTCATCGAGGTCGTCAAGGGTGGCCTCATCCTCGACATCGGGCTGCGGGGCTTCCTGCCCGCATCCCTGGTCGAGCTGCGCCGGGTGCGAGACCTGATCCCCTACGTGGGCCGCAACCTCGAAGCCAAGATCATCGAGCTCGACAAGCACCGCAACAACGTCGTGCTGTCGCGCCGGGCGTGGTTGGAGGAGACCCAGAAGGAACAGCGCGAGGAGTTCCTCGACAACCTCAAGCCAGGCGAGCGCCGCAAGGGCACCGTCTCGTCGGTGGTCAACTTCGGGGCGTTCGTCGACCTCGGGGGCATGGACGGTCTCGTCCACGTGTCCGAGCTGTCGTGGAAGCACGTCGACCACCCGTCCTCGGTCGTCCAGGTGGGCGACGAGGTCGAGGTCGAGGTGCTCGAGGTCGACCTCGACCGCGAGCGCATCAGCCTCTCGCTCAAGGCCACCCAGCAGGACCCGTGGCAAGAGTTCGCCAACAACCACCGGGTGGGCGAGCTGGTCTACGGCCGGGTCACCAAGCTCGTGCCGTTCGGTTCGTTCGTCCAGGTGGGTGACGGGATCGAGGGCCTGGTCCACATCTCGGAGATGGCCGCCCACCACGTGGAGCTACCCGAGCAGGTCGTCACCCCCGGCGAGGAGCTGTGGGTCAAGATCATCGACCTCGACCTCCAGCGCCGGCGAATCAGCCTGTCGATCAAGCAGGCGGCCGAGGGCGGTGTCGTGGCCCCCGAGTACCAGGAGGCGTTCGGCGAGCACGCCTACGACGAGCACGGCAACTACATCGGAGCGGAGTACCCGGCCGCCGACTTCACGCCCGAGTCCGAGGGCCAGGCCGCGTGGGCAGCCGAGTACGCCGCCCAGCTGGCAGCCGAGGAGGCGGCCGCGGCCGCCGGCGGCACCCCCCCGGGAGCCGATGCCCCCGAGCCGGGAGCCGACGCCCAGGCCGGGCACGGCCAGGAGGACCCGGGTGGGGAGCAGGCTGGGGGCCCCACCGGGTAA